Proteins encoded by one window of Chryseobacterium aquaeductus:
- a CDS encoding phytanoyl-CoA dioxygenase family protein: MNLQQHKNTIADKGFSVISNVFSTEEIERISAVIQNIDTSKETFRKSEDLFAIRQFLKEIPEVKDLIFNENLKTIIREIFGENYFVVKSIYFDKPEKSNWYVAYHQDLTISVDKKVVLQNFGPWTTKQNQFAVQPPLDILENVFTIRIHLDDTDENNGALKVVPKSHSKGIYRPETINWNVEAENICNVEKGGIMIMKPLLIHGSNRTTNGKKRRVIHIEFSDRELPEELNWSERMH; encoded by the coding sequence AAAGGATTTTCCGTTATCAGCAATGTTTTTTCTACGGAAGAAATTGAACGTATTTCTGCAGTCATTCAGAATATAGATACCTCAAAAGAAACTTTCAGAAAATCGGAAGATCTTTTTGCAATTCGTCAGTTTTTAAAGGAAATTCCTGAAGTGAAAGATTTGATTTTTAATGAAAATCTAAAAACAATCATCAGAGAAATTTTTGGCGAAAATTATTTTGTTGTGAAAAGTATTTACTTCGATAAACCAGAAAAGTCAAATTGGTATGTCGCTTATCATCAGGATTTGACGATTTCTGTTGATAAAAAAGTTGTTTTACAAAACTTCGGACCATGGACGACCAAACAAAATCAGTTTGCTGTGCAGCCACCTTTAGATATTCTTGAAAATGTTTTTACCATAAGAATTCATTTAGACGATACCGATGAAAATAATGGAGCCTTAAAAGTAGTTCCAAAATCTCATTCAAAAGGAATTTACAGACCTGAAACCATCAATTGGAATGTAGAAGCAGAAAATATCTGCAATGTAGAAAAAGGTGGAATCATGATTATGAAACCTTTGCTGATTCACGGATCCAATCGTACAACAAATGGAAAAAAGAGGAGAGTGATTCACATTGAATTTTCGGATAGAGAATTGCCCGAGGAATTGAATTGGTCGGAGAGGATGCATTAA